ACTCCCCAGCAACTCTTAGCCTGTATTCATTACCTGCATTTCAGTGGGTATTTTAAAGCCAATGGTCTTATTCTTCCATATATTTAGTGAGTTCCCTTCACTGGCACAgattttttctcttcctttttcttccagTTTGGCTTCTAGTCttctatcaggaacaacaactctCCTGCTTTCTGATAATATATTTCTGCCCTTATCTGAAAAAGCTTCCTTCTGCCTTCTTCATATGAAAATGTGACGTCTTGTAAATTATGTTGTTCAGCCATCCTGACACATTATTTTAATGCTGACCTTTGTAAAAATCCAGTGAATGAATATTAACAAGCCTCCCTCTATCAGAAAATTAATTTAACGGCATGCATAGTTATTGTGAGCATCCCTTGGCAGCGGTGATAAAATGTTTAGAGTGggaacagaaatggaaacatGGTATGATGATGCTACATAGCAGCAGCTGGAAATGTTTGCCTTATGCTGTTGCTTTTGGTAGCTTGTCATGTTTCTGGGAAGTGTCCTTATAACCAATATCACCACCGTTAAAGAAAGGACTTAAGATCTGATCTGGAAGCATGAATGATTTCCAGCATGCATAATTACTTGATCAAACGCAGTACTGTATAGGCACATCCAAAACAACCATTCTTGAGACATATAACTTACATTTAAGGCTCTAAACCCCATCgtagaaactaataataataataataataataataataataataataataatttattattattatttgtacccagcccatctggctgggtttccccagccactctaatgtCTAATGTCTACACATACCAGCATAGCCTTGCAATTGCTTTGATTTATTTTGTTGCACTGAGGAAATCACTTACATTACTTTTTGATTTTAATGTGGAAACTCATTGAAAAGCTGTGTTACTAAACTTTAatatagacaaaaaaaaaatccttccagtagcaccttaaagactaattaagtttgttcttggtgtgagctttcgtgtgcatgcacacttcttcagatacactgaaatatagCGTGATAGAACAattcttattttttcttatttcacaacctttttttttttagttttactCACTATAGCCCTTTAAAAAGCCCTCCCCATTGCCAAATAGCTAAAAAAGTTAATACATTTTTTTCACTTGACACAATTACAGGGGCAGCTAATGGAATGATTTGCTTCCGTCTATGATCTTGCTCTTTATCCAAAAAGCTCTCCTGCAATTTTTGCAGTTTCTTCTACATTACCGTGGGGTGAGAACTTGGCTTTACAAACACATGGGCTAGGATTATTTAATCTTAATAACCAACCCTGATCTTTATTATTTGCCTCCTTCCTGCAATTACATGGACACATTTCCTTGGTAACATTTTCTGGCCTAGCAGGAGCTGAAGTGGATCCATTATCTATTCCAGTCCCATTTCTCATTGCAGACATTTGTTACAAATTGTTGCTTGTTAAATCTTAAAGCTGCATTTTTATCACTCTCTCATGAAAAATTTGCAACAATTTATTAATTACTATCATTCATACAAAATGAATCCAGAATTACTGCTGCTAGCTATTGAAATCGCATAACTCGATAACTCATAAATTTTAAACAGTCCCATTAAAAAATTATTGGTGAAaatattgtgtgtgcatgtgtgcgtgtgtcaGTATACATAATACGACAGAAGGATTTTAAATTCTCATTCATATATTTCTTTATATGAGATAAGGAAATGTACaaaattattatatatgaatATTTAATATAACTACCCATCTAACATTGAGAATGTTTAATATAAGCatcattcattttaatttatGTTGATCATTCTACTTTCAGCAGTGGCTATGCTACAAATGCACTCTTTCATCTAAAACTAGGATGAAATCTTCAGATGTATTTATCATAATAATTAGGGAGCCACATTGAACCAAAACCGGGGGAGTGGGGGGTTGGAACCTGTATTTTCTTCCGCCTAAGCTGGAACAGAATCTGAAGTATTATCTGAAAGTCTCTGGCCCAGAACAGACCTGCCAAATGCTCCATTTCCAATAAGATATATCCCACAATATGTAGTCATGAccaatggttttaaaagagaatcagaaaaattcatggaggatgaggctatcgATCCCTGCTAGCCACAGTGACTATGCTCCACCGCCATTGTCAAAGGCAATATGCCTCTcattgccagttgctgggaactgcaagagggagaaatgctgttgtgctctggtcctgcatGCAGACTTCCCAGATCTTTTCCCAGATCCAGTAAGGCTCTTCTGTTCTTCTGCCCTCTTGAATGTTGCTGTGCGTGTTCTGGCTGAAGTCGTATGCTTTCTCCCTGGTGCCCCTTGAGTTCAGTACATTTGGAAAGAGAGACAGTGAGGAGTGATCAGGGCAGAGGAGGGTTCAAAATGTATGAGTCGGTGATAGGGAAGCTTCCTGACTGTGTCATATTCCCAGTGGATTTAATCAAGAATACAATCAGGTTTAGTGATCAAGATCAGTCAGAACGGATCAAATTTTAAATCTGATTACTTTTGAATCTTTAGCAGATGCCTGGCAAATGAATCCAGTTCGATTGCCCTTCTCGTTGGAAGGGGGGAAACCTCCCATCGTTAGTCACAAAATGTGAATGGTGTTTTGTAATTAttatgttgagatttttttaaaaaatggttcacAAAACAGAAATTTACTACCTAGCATTCAGAGAGGAGCTACATGGTGCACCATCAGTGGCTGTTTTGTGTAGGAAAAACAACCTCATGACAAGCCAATttggaactgaaatgcagctgagGGTGGTTAGCCCTTCCTCCTGCCACTTTCCCACTGAAAATGCCTCCAATGTATTCCTCCCTCCATGAAAGTACCAGGTGTATGTTTGCAAGAATTAAATATATGCCTGGAACCCAGAAAGGAAgttgtttagggaagattttgtTGTGGTGAAGTGGTCTGTAGGAACAGATTAAACATACTCCCTTTCTGCTGTCCCCACCCTGTTCCAAAGCTGTTCCCCCCTAAATGCAGTTGGGCTTGTGCTCCCCCTGTTTGTGTGTAATGTGTAGCTCCACCTTCAGCCTTTTCCCCAAAAAGTGAATGAGCATAATGTATATCTCTTGTGTCCCTCTTCCCACTGATGCCAACATCTTACACCCACAATTTACTGGCATAAAAGCTAATGAGCAACAGAAGACATAATAGATGCTTTATATAGAGGGTTGCTATATTCTTCTGTTTCAGATGCCGCTGTTGAAATCAAAAGGAAACATCCTTCCAAGGTCCAGAGATTCAAAAATAGCTTGTTGTTGCATAATTTGTCTAATGCAGCTGGTGTAATTTTGCATAATCCAATTCTCTATCTAAAATTTATATTCAATCTGCAATTAAAGAGATGTCTCTAGTTCTACATTCCAGTCCTGTTACATAGCTTAGGACTTACCATACTCTTTATTAAATTACAAGTACCCAGATATTTCAAAACACTGAAGAAATAGAAAGTAATAGTTTAGATTGTTAAAATCCTTTATTTCACTCTCAGATCATAATTAACTGTCTTATTTGGAGTTAccattttttgccattttgttttaCTTTGGTTTTTGCTAATGTTTCATTTAAGAGATAAGTCAATCTGACTGGAAAAAGAGTTGGGTAATATGAACATTTGCAGGCTCAGTTTCAACAGAACGTGCTTATGTAAATAGGAAATTTCAATATCAACTTAGGGCAATAGCTACTAAAATGCTTATAAAAGTGCTTAATAACAATTGTTAACACAACTATGGTGGCATGCTGTGGAAGGAAAAATACTATCTATTAAGTTTCTGAGATTGACAGCAGCTGGGAAGGGGAATGGGGTTGCCCATTATGTGAATGTTAATTGTTAATAGGAAGCAATTCTCTTTATTTGTCCTTGGCTTTGAATATTCATGAATTGTCAGCTTAGCCACATAAGCAACTAAATGTGTGATCCTTATACTAATGGCATGTGCAGCAAAACAATTCTATAGCACCCTGTCATCCCAAATTGAGATATTCTATTTATTTGGATTATAATAGCTCATGTAATGCCCAAAGGTGAGCAGGCAACAACCTTTATGAGAATTCTTATAAAATGGGAAGAAACTCTCAATATGAATACACTGCTAAAATATTTGCCAGAATATGAAATGTGGGGAAGTGAATACAAtctttttccccctcccatcctCAACTCTGTGACAGGTAGTAGCTCCAAACAACTATTCAGTTGAGCAGAGATTCTAATATGCAGTAGCCATGCATATAACCTGGTGTTATGCATTCAGATCTGCTGATCAAGACACAAATTCTCTTAAGAAGAACAGATGAATATAATAAATAAGGAAGGCTATGGGTTCTTATCCAACGAAGTCACTTCATTCTCACATGGATGTCTGCTTCTGCAGCAAAGCTTCTCCCCCCTCTTGTCCTCCCATGCACCCCCAAAACCTGTTCTGGGGGGTtcaccaaccctccagagcagattatgGGGGGCTGTGGGGATAAAAGAAAAAGTTATGTTGTGCAACAGAAAGTCTTTGTGTGAATGACATGACTTTAGATCATTATTGGCCAGTGTATTCTATAATGCATTAAATCTGATCTACATCATTAAAAATGGCTGATTATTTAATAAAATGCTATAAGCTCCTAAATTTTGTTAGTGTACTTTAAGAAATGAGAATAGCTTAACCAAAGATAATGCATTTATCCAATGTATTTGCATCATATTAAATATGAAAGTTTAGAAATTTCACAGAATTCttatataaataaatgctgtaAAACTACATTATGAAGCACTCATATCTTAGTACTGTATATCATTGTACAGGACATTTATTATTAAAACCTTTTAAACCAAAAATATTTATAACATATATAATGTACTAAAAACTGTAAATGGTTTTGGTTcaaaaagtgttttttaaaaacatggtaTGTTGAACTATTTCAAATATGGATGAAGTTGTTTTGGCTTAGCTTTCTTTGATAATCCAACTCTTAAAGGACCACGACATGTTTTAAGAGGCTGTACTCTTACAATTCCATCCAATAAAAAATCTCCTGTATAAAAAGATATGAAACTGCATTATGAAAACTGAAAACATTTTGTATGTGTATCCCTGTCTCACCATAGTTTCTCGTTATAAAAGTTTGAAGTTTTTCTTAGTCCAAGCCAAATCAAGGCTGCAGAATTGTGAATATCACCACAACAATAAATGTACATTTTGGTGTGCTTCATGGGCATCTATTGTATAGTATCCAAGAGAAATAATACAATCTTCTTCTTATCTAAATCAAACATTGATATTGTAATTTTCAACGTTAATATTGTGCTGATACATACAATTCTTACCTACTATATGCATTATTATATCTACAATATTATTACACATATACAGTCCAAGTTTCCTAAAGTAGCCGGAACATAAACAGATTCATGCAGCAATTCTTATAACTGTACACAAACACTTATCTTTACAAAATTGTGCTACAGAAATGTAGTACTGCAGAGGGCTTGACTGTTCTACACGTATTATACATATAATGTGCCTATTGCTTGTTTATGATTTTGAATATAATTACGGTAGCcaggctttctttttcttttctttttttttaaaaaaagataatgcaCGGATGACTCTGACATAAGCAATCATCCAAGAGGTGGTCCAATAACCACAATGCTCAATCAAGTTGGATCTGCCAAATTCCATGTATAAATTCATTTTAAACGCTTTCCTTCTCCCATCTTTAGACAGAAGGTGGAAATGGAATTTTAGCCCTTACTTCTCTGATTTTCCCTCCAGATCCCCCACCCCACAGTTGCTTGTAGCTTCATGGGCAGAAAACCACTGGGGGGAAGAGGAATGGGAGATGGGAATATGACACAGAAGACAGTTGTCATCAGGAGAGTATTGTTATCTGGCCCACAGTACTAATTAGGTGAGGCACAGGTCCCAGTTTGGCAcacaatgccccccccaaaaaaaaccaccacactGACCTGCCCCACACAGCATAAGGCAGATTagtaattatacacacacacacacaccgcccatctggctgagtttccccagcctctctgggaggctcccaacagcatattaaaaatacgataaaacatcaaacattaaaaacttccctaaacagggctgccttcaggtgtcttctaaaagtcaggtagttgtttctttcctagacatctgatgggagggcgttccacagggtgggtgccactaccgagaaggccctctgcctgttgaCTACAAATATGTGATGACGACGGAACTATTGGAAGCTTAAAGTTAACCTCCAATTGTTCCTATGCAAGCAGGGTTCACTGATGGAGCCAatcagctgatctgtgctttcagCAAGTCCTATTTTGATTGGCTGCACTAAAGAATCCCCTAGCTTAGTGCAGCTAAGAGGGCTCACTGTCAGTGCCAATTGATGCTGTCAGAGAGCCCTGCTTTGTCTGCTTGCAGATGCAGTGTGAATCCAAACCATGGCTGTAAGCAGACTTCAAAAGGGTTCATTGAAATCGCCAATCAGGGAACTGAATCTGGGCAGAGAAGCCCTCAGGCAGGGCTGCCCAATTATGACTAATGCTGATTACTTGATTATGTAGGATAATTTTTCTCCTGAAAAGTTTGTACTTTGGCTCATATTGTAATAAATATCTAATGGAGGAGCAAATGCAGTTGACCAAAATGTAGCAAAATAGAGATGACATTAACTATTTTTATATTCACTCCATATATTTCATACCTTTATTTTCATTTCGGTGAGCAAAATATGCTTCATTTTCTACTGTTTAACTTGGAATGCAAACAAGACGAACAATCCCATATTGAAAAATGTCTATTTGCTGTGATTTACACTGAAAATAATATAAGGTAACACTTTTTCTACTGGTAAATTACCTAAATCAGAATATTTACCTCTTTCATTCTTAAACCGTAGCTTCTTTCTTCCTTAAATGTATGAGGCACAAATGCTGGGCTCCAGTGAAGAGTTGTTTACAAGGAGACCGCCATGTTCTTAATGTAAAAAATAAGCTCATAATTAGtattatgttattttttaaagttgaacTGGTGTTTTGCTCTAGCAAATGCACACAGCACATTACCCAGCAAAGTATGATGCCCTGCCAGATAACCTTTTGATGCCTTTAACCAGTTACCAGGACCAGAAACAGCACATTGAACCCCCGGACAGCTTCCTGGTCCCCAGTACCCTGACCCTGTCCACTCCTGATGCCTACACTTCGTTCCTCTATATTTACCATATCTACTCAGGACTACTgaattactcccaagtaagcagggATGGGAATGCAACCTTAGTGTCATTCTGTGACACTGCTGAAATCTTAAATGGTGTCCTTCAGCCACCTGACACTGTTGCCAGCTGTCACTTCTGCCAGGTAAGTTGGCTTGGCCCATAGAGAATGGGTCCCACCAGAGCCCCTCAAGCCATGAAACCAGCCCTACTAGTTACTTTGAAAATGTAATCTGTATTAGCACATTCAGAAAGGCCTGACACATCCTTTTCCTCTTGATTCAATGCAACAGAAGGCCAATTCAACATGTGATCAAACTGCATAATAATTTAGTTACCTTGAGAGGGTTCATAGAACATTTCTTCATCTGTTACACTCGAAGGACAGTGGTCTTGTGGTACTTCTTGCTCTCCAGGACTTTTTATCACTGTGTTCTTAAATAAACTTTGTTCATTCTTAGTTGGCTTCATCCCAGTTGTATGCTTACCACAGTACTGTTCACAGTACTACCAGTAGTGGTAAAGGTCGCATTCgctttattttcaaaaatatttctgGAGTCTTCATCTAGCATGCTGTCAGAATGATTAAATACAAGGGGATCTTTCTCCAAAAAAAttcttttcccacatttccacatttcttttttcacattttcCTTACTAATTTCATTAAACATGAAAAGCTCTTCCAGTACCAGATCAAACTGATTTTTCAGTTCAAACTCGTGGTCTGCTTTTGATTTCAGGAGATAAATGCTTTTCTATGCATCTTCAAAATGGCCTTGTTTCATTGTGCATGAAGTCACTGCTAATTGTCTTTAGAACTAGCACTTTCCCCACATCCATAATTGAAACATAGCGTTGTTATATTCTGAGGTGATTTCTTTTTGCTTACACAACTCTGCTCAAAAGTAGAATTTTCTTTCTTATCCACATCTTTGGCATTTTGTTTCACAGATGCTAGCTCTGGATTATGAGTGCTGTTTGGTAAAATAGTTTTCTGAAGCAATAAATTCAGATTTTCTACTTTTTTAACTATAGGATGTTTCAAGTTCTTAGAGATTCTAGAACTACAAACAGGGTAGTATGGTaaaacactattattattttcaaatacaaAGCcacttgcttttcttctttttccatgcTGGGAAATCTTGTAATGCTGAGCTCTGACGCTCCCTGGTCTATTTTGATCTATGCAAAGTTCATAAGAAACAGTTGAAGTAAAATACTGGTCACCATTATATTTAAGTACATTTCCAGAATTAAGGCCATTAATAGGGAAGTGCATGTTGTTGTCTTCACACATGTGCCTTTGACTATTGTTGTTTATATCTTTGGGATACTGAGACTTTTTACTTTGGCTTTTCTGTTCCAAAAAAGGATTGCAAATTGTATATAACTGAGGGAGAACACAATTATAAGTCAATGTATCAGAGCCACTACAAGTTATTCTTTTATCAGGAACAAAATATCCTTtgctatattttttattattttcaacatTAAAGATCACATTTCCTATAAATGAAATTTCCTCTGAATCAGTACTGAGGCAAATTTGTTTATATGTGTCAAACGGATAAAAATTGACTTTCATTTCAGTAGAACCACAGTCTTCACAATTACCCTTCCTTGTTTTGTTCATCATTGCTCTGCTACAAGTTCTTATATATTCTGGGACATATTTGCTTATGCTTGCTTTTGCTTTGCTATGTGCTCTTAGAATAAAATGAGAAGCTATAAATTTTTTAACAGGAAAAGCATTGTTTTCATTGAAGAATTTTCCAGTTCTCTTTTGTATATTTGGTTCCATTGTACTCACCACTGGAATATTTGATTGTTGAATACTGCACTTCCCAAATTTGAGTGGAGCTGAAGTCAAATAGTTAAATAGTCTGAAGTTTGCTGTCAGCTTGTGCACTATAGGACTATACAACCTTTCCCCCCATAAAGTAGAGTTGTGAAAATCATTCTCtggaaaaatgtgtttgttagaaATTACAAGTTGCCTTGCCATTTGTTCTTTTTCATTACCAACTACTGAAAAGATACCATCTTCTATAGTATATCTGGAAAATTCGAAGTGTTCCATAGTACTGGTGCCATTGGATATTTCCCTTTGTTGGGTATTGAGCAGAAAAAAATGGTTGCATATTGAGGCATTCTTTTTAACTGCAGTGCTGCAATCATGTAGAAATAACTCAAAAGCAGCACATTTTACTAATTTGGTATTTACAACTCCGCAGCTTCTTGAATAAGATATATACATGTGCTTATATACTTTGTTCCTTCTTAAGTTATTCTTTGCCAaggcatttgtttgctttttgcggAATAAAATATTTTCATCCTCACCCACAACATTTTTATATTCATATAACAATGATCCAGTGTTTGATTTTCTTCCTTTCATGAAATTGCCAGCTAGCAAACACAGCAGTGGGGGTTTGCCACTGATTCTTCTACCATCTGCAACTGGTTTGGGAATATGGTTTTGTTCTCCATGTACATGATGACAACCTGTGCCATTTTCATTAGTTTGAAATGCTGGCACATCTGTAAGTAAATATTCTAGTCTTACAACAATGTTTTCTGCCAAGATGCCATAAGAAAGTGTATTTATTGATGGTAACTCAATCTCCTTTGAAATGTTGCCACTGtctattgatttttctttttctttagcaaAAATGGTCCAAGGTTTTGGTTTTGTGACCcatgaattattattttcattaaattCAGAACCAGAATCTTTTAAATTGCTACAGCAATCATTTTCAAGTGCCCATTTTTCTATGAATGGTGTATTTCCTAACAATCTGGAATGCAAATTGGCATTCATGCAAAGTCTAAAATGTAGATACTGTCTTAAGTTGGTTTTTGTGCTGTCTTTCTCTTGCAATTCCAAATTGATTTGACTAAAATCCCAAGATCCTTCAGGAAAACCTAGATGCATGTTTGGTGATTTCTTATCTGCATAGCATAAACTTTTTAGCAACTGCCTCTGCTCATTTGAGCTCACTTGACCATCTGTTTTGAGTTTCTTTGGCCATGGTTCTTCCATCTCTTCTGATATGG
Above is a window of Lacerta agilis isolate rLacAgi1 chromosome 3, rLacAgi1.pri, whole genome shotgun sequence DNA encoding:
- the LOC117044545 gene encoding uncharacterized protein LOC117044545, with product MESSSLQALLSISEEMEEPWPKKLKTDGQVSSNEQRQLLKSLCYADKKSPNMHLGFPEGSWDFSQINLELQEKDSTKTNLRQYLHFRLCMNANLHSRLLGNTPFIEKWALENDCCSNLKDSGSEFNENNNSWVTKPKPWTIFAKEKEKSIDSGNISKEIELPSINTLSYGILAENIVVRLEYLLTDVPAFQTNENGTGCHHVHGEQNHIPKPVADGRRISGKPPLLCLLAGNFMKGRKSNTGSLLYEYKNVVGEDENILFRKKQTNALAKNNLRRNKVYKHMYISYSRSCGVVNTKLVKCAAFELFLHDCSTAVKKNASICNHFFLLNTQQREISNGTSTMEHFEFSRYTIEDGIFSVVGNEKEQMARQLVISNKHIFPENDFHNSTLWGERLYSPIVHKLTANFRLFNYLTSAPLKFGKCSIQQSNIPVVSTMEPNIQKRTGKFFNENNAFPVKKFIASHFILRAHSKAKASISKYVPEYIRTCSRAMMNKTRKGNCEDCGSTEMKVNFYPFDTYKQICLSTDSEEISFIGNVIFNVENNKKYSKGYFVPDKRITCSGSDTLTYNCVLPQLYTICNPFLEQKSQSKKSQYPKDINNNSQRHMCEDNNMHFPINGLNSGNVLKYNGDQYFTSTVSYELCIDQNRPGSVRAQHYKISQHGKRRKASGFVFENNNSVLPYYPVCSSRISKNLKHPIVKKVENLNLLLQKTILPNSTHNPELASVKQNAKDVDKKENSTFEQSCVSKKKSPQNITTLCFNYGCGESASSKDN